One Paenibacillus sp. FSL H7-0737 DNA segment encodes these proteins:
- a CDS encoding carboxymuconolactone decarboxylase family protein: MEQRMDLAGEIPAAYKAMMGLEAFVQSTGVEKSLLELIKIRASQINGCAFCIDMHTKDARKAGESEQRIYMLNAWREAPFYSDEERAVLALTESVTLVTQGHVPDDVYSEAERHFDTKRLGEIIMAIVTINAWNRIAITTRMMPQ; encoded by the coding sequence ATGGAACAAAGAATGGATCTGGCCGGTGAAATTCCAGCCGCATACAAAGCGATGATGGGTCTTGAAGCGTTCGTACAATCGACAGGCGTGGAGAAGTCGTTATTGGAGTTAATCAAAATCAGAGCGTCACAAATTAATGGCTGCGCCTTCTGCATCGATATGCATACGAAGGATGCCCGCAAGGCAGGCGAGTCGGAACAGCGCATCTACATGCTGAACGCATGGCGTGAAGCGCCGTTCTACAGCGACGAGGAGCGTGCAGTGCTTGCGCTGACCGAGTCGGTTACACTCGTGACACAAGGACATGTACCGGACGATGTCTATTCGGAAGCGGAGCGCCATTTCGATACTAAGCGACTTGGCGAGATCATCATGGCAATTGTTACAATCAATGCATGGAATCGCATCGCGATCACCACTCGCATGATGCCGCAATAA
- a CDS encoding lipoate--protein ligase family protein, translating to MDTREYDAMINGSVDRSKEVIGLPAEMGLFQHLILKDDRIDEKAGGIGEMLIPFAFEETLCRDVGAGLVPPSLHLWSHSGGVVLGLRDSKLPYAAQAMAKLEQRGIRTAVRHSGGAAVPLDDGIVNVSLVLPKGRGKLDFHDDFRLLASLITEAVAMSHPQAAAQIEAGEIVGSYCPGDFDLAIGGRKFCGIAQRRQNNAYFVHAFVVVSGSGQERGELIHKFYEQASGGDSALSYPRVRPETIAGLGELGGPNATEVFAEGIRQALAHRGVVLKSSDRLQQETGYFLDYEDPRVLDAARVLHERYAQG from the coding sequence GTGGATACTCGGGAATACGATGCAATGATCAATGGATCTGTTGATAGAAGTAAAGAAGTCATCGGACTTCCTGCAGAAATGGGACTTTTCCAGCATCTAATCTTAAAGGATGACAGGATAGATGAGAAAGCAGGGGGCATCGGGGAGATGTTGATCCCGTTCGCCTTTGAAGAGACCCTTTGTAGGGATGTCGGAGCGGGACTTGTTCCTCCTAGTCTGCACCTATGGAGTCATTCCGGGGGTGTTGTGCTCGGCCTACGGGACAGCAAGCTTCCGTACGCGGCTCAAGCGATGGCTAAGTTGGAGCAGCGAGGAATTCGTACAGCGGTAAGACATTCCGGTGGTGCTGCGGTGCCTCTGGATGATGGAATTGTTAATGTTTCGCTAGTTCTCCCCAAAGGACGCGGAAAGCTGGACTTTCATGATGACTTTAGGCTTCTGGCTTCTCTGATCACTGAGGCAGTTGCTATGAGTCATCCACAGGCTGCAGCTCAAATTGAGGCTGGTGAAATTGTTGGTTCTTACTGCCCGGGAGACTTCGATTTGGCGATCGGTGGGCGGAAATTTTGCGGCATTGCTCAGCGCAGACAAAATAATGCCTATTTCGTACATGCATTTGTAGTGGTTTCAGGTTCGGGACAGGAACGTGGTGAACTCATTCATAAATTCTATGAGCAAGCCTCTGGAGGAGACTCAGCATTATCTTATCCGCGGGTTCGTCCAGAGACGATCGCTGGGCTTGGCGAACTAGGCGGACCGAATGCGACTGAAGTATTTGCCGAAGGTATTAGACAAGCATTAGCCCACCGTGGAGTGGTGCTTAAATCCTCTGACAGGCTACAGCAGGAGACCGGATATTTCCTAGACTATGAAGATCCGCGTGTTCTGGATGCTGCGCGAGTCCTGCATGAACGTTATGCCCAAGGATAA
- a CDS encoding CHAD domain-containing protein has product MTVEVMKERQLTKTRQWEQALNLLYIDFWDYCHDALSKFDDEDIHQARVNCRKLLTLLSILDPGHTLGLYPLFERAQKRLGKVRDADVLIESFKTKRKQAKENGDIKTAELLKAVIDHQKDKRKTYRKKLADELPKLINEDLDEKWKAFLSEQLEALVAKKDANVVIRELEVAYEQKKKACKAIFRGQDAESEAAFDSLHELRMAAKELRYTASAASFALNQKFHAHEEIYKQIQDQLGLINDKRLWLETLNAIGREELNTSKKTWNTFTEQLKTEVLDALHQNDVIPLTHQKK; this is encoded by the coding sequence ATGACAGTGGAAGTGATGAAGGAACGACAGTTAACCAAGACAAGACAATGGGAACAGGCACTTAACCTGCTGTATATTGATTTTTGGGATTACTGCCATGATGCACTTAGCAAATTCGATGACGAGGACATTCACCAAGCAAGAGTGAACTGCCGCAAGCTGTTAACACTGCTATCCATTCTCGACCCTGGTCATACTCTAGGACTATACCCTCTATTTGAAAGAGCCCAAAAGAGATTAGGCAAGGTCAGAGATGCAGACGTTCTGATTGAATCGTTCAAGACTAAACGCAAACAAGCCAAGGAAAACGGCGATATAAAGACCGCAGAGTTGTTGAAGGCAGTGATCGACCATCAAAAGGACAAGCGCAAAACTTATCGTAAGAAGCTGGCCGATGAGCTGCCTAAGCTAATCAATGAAGATCTGGATGAGAAGTGGAAAGCCTTCCTTAGTGAACAGCTTGAGGCCCTGGTAGCGAAAAAAGATGCCAACGTTGTCATTCGCGAACTTGAGGTAGCTTACGAGCAGAAGAAAAAAGCTTGCAAGGCTATATTTCGTGGACAAGATGCCGAATCAGAAGCAGCCTTCGACTCACTGCATGAGCTGAGGATGGCTGCTAAGGAACTGCGATATACCGCTAGTGCAGCCTCTTTTGCGTTAAATCAAAAATTTCATGCCCATGAGGAAATATATAAGCAGATCCAAGATCAGCTCGGGCTGATAAACGATAAACGCCTTTGGCTGGAAACACTAAATGCTATTGGGCGGGAAGAGCTGAATACGAGCAAAAAAACATGGAATACCTTTACTGAACAATTAAAAACCGAAGTACTCGATGCGCTGCACCAAAATGATGTCATACCGCTCACACATCAAAAGAAGTAA
- a CDS encoding thioredoxin family protein, producing the protein MAITNADSADWVRAEIRGGGTVLVDYGAPWCPPCKVLLPLLEDLHQEYGDDVSIVKVNCDELPDLAGEAGVMGMPTVIVYKDGQPMEKLVGLRPIAAYQGILNKVILA; encoded by the coding sequence ATGGCTATTACAAATGCAGATAGCGCTGATTGGGTACGAGCAGAGATTCGCGGTGGTGGAACGGTATTGGTAGATTACGGTGCGCCATGGTGTCCCCCTTGCAAGGTGCTGCTGCCTCTTTTGGAAGATCTTCATCAGGAATATGGAGACGATGTCTCTATTGTGAAGGTGAATTGTGACGAGTTGCCGGATCTGGCTGGTGAAGCTGGTGTTATGGGGATGCCTACAGTCATTGTATATAAAGATGGGCAGCCAATGGAAAAGTTAGTTGGCTTACGTCCGATAGCAGCCTACCAAGGGATATTGAACAAGGTTATTCTAGCATAG
- the sigJ gene encoding RNA polymerase sigma factor SigJ gives MDFQVAYTNYHSLLKAIAYRMTGSIADAAEDLVQDVFIEYSKLQTIDITHPKAYLIRMTTNRCINYMQSARIRREQYVGTWLPEPLVSFTNGGGDNPADLFDHDENVSYALLVMLEHLSAVERAVFILRQSFAFEYSELADVLGKSEANCRKIFSRANDKLHQQSPVLPGNTAQATPLATAFLAAARGGNVDALVSLLTEDALLTSDGGGKVRAAIFTITGRDRVQAFIGGVITKGFLGDSQRMVLLNGQLGIVIYRDGRPLKAISFQLDAAGERIEHIYIVLNPDKLQRMG, from the coding sequence ATGGATTTTCAGGTCGCATATACCAACTATCACTCTCTGCTGAAAGCAATCGCTTACCGTATGACCGGCTCTATAGCAGATGCAGCAGAGGACCTCGTTCAAGACGTATTCATCGAGTACAGCAAGCTACAAACAATAGATATCACCCATCCGAAAGCTTACTTAATCCGTATGACAACAAATCGTTGCATCAACTATATGCAATCCGCCCGTATAAGGAGAGAGCAATATGTCGGCACATGGCTGCCGGAGCCACTCGTCAGCTTTACGAATGGAGGCGGAGATAATCCTGCTGATCTCTTCGATCACGATGAAAATGTATCCTACGCCCTGCTCGTCATGCTGGAACATTTGTCGGCTGTCGAGAGAGCCGTCTTCATCTTGCGCCAATCCTTCGCTTTCGAATATAGCGAACTTGCCGATGTATTAGGAAAATCAGAAGCCAACTGTCGAAAAATATTTAGCCGCGCTAATGATAAGCTGCATCAACAATCGCCAGTTCTGCCAGGCAACACGGCTCAGGCAACACCTCTTGCGACAGCATTCCTCGCAGCTGCGCGAGGCGGCAACGTCGATGCGCTTGTCAGCCTGCTGACCGAGGATGCGCTGCTTACGTCGGACGGCGGCGGTAAAGTTCGCGCAGCGATCTTCACTATTACGGGCAGGGATCGTGTTCAAGCTTTCATTGGAGGCGTCATTACGAAGGGCTTCCTCGGAGATTCGCAAAGGATGGTGCTACTTAACGGCCAGCTGGGCATCGTCATCTATCGGGATGGCCGGCCGCTTAAGGCGATCAGCTTCCAGCTTGATGCGGCCGGGGAGCGGATCGAGCATATTTATATCGTACTCAATCCCGATAAATTACAACGAATGGGGTAA
- a CDS encoding MerR family transcriptional regulator: MKIGELAKMTGVSVRSIRYYESQGLISPIRQANGYREYSPLAVETVETIKLYLNLGLSTEQIAGFLHCVLKNKEAFCAEVMPLYRSKLEDIERQLVELNQIKRNLEERMASILQEQNESSLEACTLESLE; the protein is encoded by the coding sequence ATGAAAATAGGTGAGCTTGCTAAAATGACGGGCGTAAGCGTCCGTTCAATTCGTTATTATGAGAGTCAGGGATTAATTTCGCCGATCCGTCAGGCCAACGGATATCGGGAGTACTCTCCGCTCGCTGTGGAGACGGTAGAAACGATAAAATTATATTTGAACCTGGGTCTGTCCACAGAGCAGATCGCGGGCTTTCTACATTGTGTCTTGAAGAACAAAGAAGCTTTCTGCGCAGAAGTGATGCCACTATACCGTAGCAAGCTTGAAGATATTGAACGTCAGCTTGTAGAACTGAATCAGATCAAACGCAATTTGGAAGAAAGAATGGCCTCTATCTTGCAAGAGCAGAACGAGAGTAGTTTAGAGGCATGTACACTGGAGAGTTTGGAGTAG
- a CDS encoding carbon-nitrogen family hydrolase, protein MRISLIQLDIAFGKPDMNYAAVANKISVAAATVPDCLILPELWTTGYDLTRLEDIGDPEGEITKEFISRLARQYNINIVAGSVASRNASGVTNRMFVFNRTGELVGEYSKLHLFQLMDEHLYLQPGEDKGLFTLEGTLCAGLICYDIRFPEWVRAHTAQGAEILFISAEWPLSRLSHWRALLISRAIENQCYVVACNRAGSDPNNTFAGHSMIIDPWGDILCEASEGEEILTGDIDLHMVREIRAQIPIFSDRRPDLYD, encoded by the coding sequence ATGAGAATCTCCCTGATTCAGCTGGATATAGCATTTGGCAAACCCGATATGAATTATGCTGCTGTAGCAAATAAAATTAGTGTAGCTGCCGCCACAGTCCCCGACTGTCTTATTCTCCCTGAGCTTTGGACCACTGGCTATGATCTGACCCGACTAGAGGATATTGGTGATCCAGAAGGGGAAATTACCAAGGAATTCATCTCCAGATTAGCCAGACAATACAACATCAATATCGTCGCTGGTTCAGTCGCTAGCAGGAACGCCTCCGGTGTAACTAATCGTATGTTTGTATTTAATCGAACTGGAGAACTCGTTGGCGAATACAGTAAGCTACATTTGTTTCAGCTAATGGATGAACATCTATATTTGCAGCCTGGAGAAGACAAAGGCCTCTTCACATTGGAGGGCACGTTATGTGCCGGATTAATCTGTTATGATATCCGATTTCCAGAGTGGGTTCGTGCTCATACCGCACAAGGTGCAGAAATCTTGTTTATCAGTGCAGAATGGCCATTATCCAGGCTGTCACATTGGCGTGCACTACTGATCAGCCGAGCGATCGAGAACCAATGTTATGTAGTAGCCTGTAACCGTGCAGGAAGCGATCCTAACAATACCTTTGCTGGGCATTCTATGATAATTGATCCTTGGGGAGATATTTTATGTGAAGCTTCTGAAGGGGAAGAAATCCTAACGGGGGATATCGATTTACATATGGTGCGTGAAATTCGAGCACAAATCCCGATTTTTTCAGACAGACGTCCGGACTTATATGATTAA
- a CDS encoding Ger(x)C family spore germination protein has product MKKWRLWIVLTVLCSLLSGCWSSVPIEELNMQIGVALDSAEESGGEGVANPEGGSHKKPEKIISTYQFTIPQGSGGAVMKSSASSSSSSFKNYYNMSETSDSIFEAMRQLSLRTRRTPIGHHLKVIVISEKLARSNNLTKIIDFFTRDNDIRPSVMLFVSKGMAKDVLENALPGQTPAFVLEGIFNNRDRNMGIWEPVSLAKVVGPLQGKKSFLLQNVIPIDQETKLSGAGVINGETGKLVGFLDESELEGMAWLTGKGLGGVLKTYNPDTNDLLTYEVKTMHSKIKANVNNGQISFNVKITSTGRYAEVFAEKSKKLHDGIVKKDKALLQKRVLEMVQTTVTKMQKELHTEAAGFGTSLHNQHPAVWRSVKDNWDETFSKIPITYEINLNIEEYGASDTTAE; this is encoded by the coding sequence ATGAAAAAATGGAGGTTGTGGATCGTACTCACTGTACTATGTTCTCTGTTATCAGGCTGCTGGAGCAGCGTACCGATCGAGGAATTAAACATGCAGATTGGTGTTGCACTGGACAGTGCGGAGGAGTCAGGAGGCGAGGGAGTAGCTAATCCGGAAGGTGGGAGCCATAAGAAGCCTGAAAAAATAATAAGTACCTATCAATTTACGATTCCACAAGGATCGGGAGGCGCCGTCATGAAGTCTTCTGCCAGTTCCTCTTCCTCCTCCTTTAAGAATTACTATAATATGAGTGAAACTAGCGATTCTATCTTTGAAGCGATGCGGCAGCTTTCACTGCGTACTAGACGCACTCCGATTGGTCATCATTTAAAGGTTATTGTGATTAGTGAAAAACTCGCGCGTTCCAATAACCTTACTAAAATCATAGATTTCTTTACGCGGGATAATGATATTCGTCCGAGTGTTATGTTATTTGTCAGCAAGGGAATGGCCAAGGATGTATTGGAAAATGCGCTGCCGGGTCAGACTCCTGCCTTTGTACTTGAAGGGATATTCAATAACAGAGACCGGAATATGGGGATATGGGAGCCGGTATCTCTGGCTAAAGTAGTTGGCCCGTTGCAAGGAAAGAAAAGCTTCTTATTGCAAAATGTTATCCCTATTGATCAGGAGACAAAGCTATCGGGAGCAGGTGTAATCAACGGGGAAACGGGGAAGCTTGTTGGGTTTTTGGATGAGTCGGAGCTGGAAGGGATGGCTTGGTTGACCGGAAAGGGGCTAGGGGGAGTGCTTAAGACGTATAATCCGGATACCAATGACCTCTTAACCTATGAGGTTAAAACCATGCATAGCAAGATCAAAGCCAATGTGAATAATGGTCAGATCTCTTTTAACGTGAAAATAACATCTACAGGTAGATATGCTGAGGTCTTTGCCGAGAAATCGAAGAAATTACACGACGGAATTGTAAAGAAGGATAAAGCCTTGCTGCAGAAGCGTGTCCTAGAAATGGTGCAAACTACTGTTACAAAGATGCAGAAGGAACTGCATACCGAAGCTGCCGGTTTCGGCACCAGTCTACATAATCAGCATCCAGCCGTATGGCGGAGCGTCAAGGATAACTGGGACGAAACCTTCAGCAAAATTCCAATTACTTATGAAATAAACCTGAATATTGAGGAATACGGCGCATCAGATACAACGGCTGAATAG
- a CDS encoding ThuA domain-containing protein, which produces MSTLKALALGSYSEVKYHPFAGVDREIEQILANDLQVFSSEDYALLNKETLSDYKLVISYTEFSDDKIPADQSGALLSYVAGGGGLLVVHNGISLQRNQELGAMLGAHFTHHPEYTSLQMSISAREHPIMQGIEEFVIEDEPYYFEMHPYFETTVLAEYSHEGAMRQAAWCHEFGLGRVVYLMPGHHLPSFSVEPFREMIRRGGLWAAGLL; this is translated from the coding sequence ATGTCTACACTAAAAGCACTCGCACTCGGAAGCTACTCGGAGGTTAAATATCACCCCTTTGCTGGCGTGGACCGGGAGATCGAACAAATCCTTGCGAATGACTTACAGGTTTTCTCTTCAGAGGATTATGCACTTCTCAATAAAGAAACGTTGTCTGACTATAAGCTGGTAATCTCCTACACTGAATTTTCTGATGACAAAATCCCCGCGGATCAAAGTGGTGCTTTGCTATCTTATGTGGCTGGCGGGGGCGGACTACTAGTGGTACATAACGGAATTTCCTTACAGCGCAATCAGGAGCTTGGCGCTATGCTGGGCGCACATTTCACCCATCATCCAGAGTATACTTCGCTGCAGATGTCCATATCCGCACGAGAGCATCCCATTATGCAGGGAATTGAAGAATTTGTAATTGAGGATGAGCCGTATTATTTTGAGATGCATCCTTATTTCGAAACAACGGTGCTCGCTGAATATTCTCATGAGGGAGCTATGCGCCAAGCGGCTTGGTGTCACGAATTTGGCTTGGGTCGGGTTGTTTATTTAATGCCAGGGCATCATTTACCATCATTCTCAGTAGAACCATTCCGCGAAATGATTCGTAGAGGTGGGCTTTGGGCAGCAGGATTATTGTAG
- a CDS encoding GerAB/ArcD/ProY family transporter, which yields MSAEVKDRITAVQATIILANYTIAAGVLTLPRTIVEASGSPDVWISIFLGGLISFLLGLIIVKLSQRFPGQTFFQYIGKIIGKPLGVVLSIGVIGYFLSIAGFEIRSVQEVTSFFLLEGTPPWAIVAAFIWIAFYLCRGGINAITSMCRLIVPITWTVFLGVCLLSFEVFDLNNLLPVLGEGMEPVWKGIRPTILTFTAGEAMLFVVAFMDKPQKAVKVIIAGTCISTIFYVLAVVATIGAFSIDGVLTRTWPFLDLVRSFEVNYLIFERFESLLLVIWIMQIFCTFCVAIYAAALGLSQIIHRSFKSCLLALLPVVYIVSRIPPNVNALFALGSGIGDCMLILFGVLPLPLLIITYFRRAAS from the coding sequence ATGAGCGCCGAGGTAAAGGATCGAATAACTGCTGTTCAAGCGACGATCATTCTAGCCAATTATACGATTGCGGCAGGGGTACTTACGCTTCCTCGGACCATTGTAGAGGCCAGTGGTAGTCCAGATGTATGGATAAGTATTTTTTTAGGGGGATTAATCTCCTTTCTGTTAGGCTTGATCATTGTGAAACTTAGTCAAAGGTTTCCAGGCCAAACTTTTTTTCAATATATCGGGAAGATCATCGGCAAACCACTCGGAGTGGTTCTCTCAATAGGAGTCATTGGGTATTTTCTCAGTATTGCCGGCTTTGAGATACGTTCGGTGCAGGAAGTGACCTCTTTTTTTCTACTGGAAGGAACACCTCCTTGGGCGATAGTGGCTGCTTTTATATGGATCGCCTTCTATTTATGCAGAGGAGGAATTAATGCGATCACTAGCATGTGCAGACTTATTGTTCCGATTACCTGGACAGTGTTTCTGGGGGTTTGTCTGCTAAGTTTCGAAGTTTTTGACCTCAATAATCTACTTCCAGTACTGGGAGAGGGAATGGAACCCGTATGGAAAGGGATCAGGCCAACCATTCTGACCTTTACAGCTGGTGAAGCGATGCTGTTCGTTGTTGCTTTTATGGACAAGCCCCAAAAAGCAGTAAAGGTAATTATAGCCGGAACCTGTATATCGACGATATTTTATGTCCTGGCAGTTGTAGCAACCATAGGTGCCTTTTCTATAGATGGAGTTCTCACAAGAACCTGGCCGTTTCTCGATCTTGTACGTAGCTTTGAGGTGAACTATCTCATCTTTGAAAGGTTTGAGTCGTTGTTGCTGGTGATCTGGATTATGCAGATCTTTTGTACCTTTTGTGTTGCGATTTATGCAGCGGCGTTAGGTTTGTCTCAAATCATTCATAGAAGCTTCAAAAGCTGTTTATTGGCATTACTTCCGGTTGTTTATATAGTTTCTAGGATTCCTCCTAATGTGAATGCTTTGTTTGCTTTAGGATCAGGCATTGGTGATTGTATGCTTATTTTATTCGGAGTGCTTCCTTTACCATTATTAATCATCACATACTTCCGGAGGGCTGCTTCATGA
- a CDS encoding spore germination protein, with protein sequence MWNEVIELIPSWGVVFQGIMIFCVPFFLLRTISWAKAKEDRITTRAEKATGSKGGGVSSVENSGETGILEGPVKQSSSNVVTKDKGKRITYSGHFEDDLQKFREISADMHDVNVRELRIGSIKTRAALLYVDGLTDKDKMDQNILKPLMNAYQPFMNMNNKAEAKDLQDILIHEILLISEVELTDNAYLSLQKVLFGSAVLLVEGISEVFVLSSPKGATRGIQEPESEAVLRGSRSGFNETLSDNTAMLRRHGQSTELAMISFTLGKRMQKELILTYIKDIANDELVEEVKRRIKTIDIDDVQESGYVEQLIEDNSYSPFQQIQNTERPDRVMAALLEGRVAILIDGTPFALIMPVTFGMLLQSPEDYNDRWMVGSLLRLLRFFAATISLFAPALYISFLSFQPGLIPTKLAISIIASRQGVPFTVLIEALIMETSIEILREAGLRLPKPIGPAMGIVGGLIIGQAAVEAGIVSPILVIVVSITAVSSFSMPMYSAGMTLRMLRFAAMFFAAIFGLYGVVLFFLLLSSHLIKLKSFGVPYLGLAVPNRTFNWKDFIFRMPLQFLTGRPTLLKPKDPLRKG encoded by the coding sequence GTGTGGAATGAGGTAATAGAATTAATTCCAAGTTGGGGTGTGGTTTTCCAAGGGATTATGATTTTCTGTGTCCCTTTCTTCCTGCTTCGTACAATAAGCTGGGCTAAAGCTAAAGAAGACAGGATAACGACTAGAGCGGAAAAAGCTACTGGCAGCAAAGGTGGAGGTGTTTCTTCCGTAGAAAACTCTGGAGAAACAGGCATTTTAGAAGGGCCGGTGAAGCAGTCCAGCTCGAATGTAGTAACTAAGGATAAGGGGAAGAGAATAACTTATAGTGGCCATTTTGAGGATGATTTGCAGAAATTCAGAGAGATCAGCGCCGATATGCATGATGTGAATGTAAGGGAGTTGCGAATCGGAAGCATTAAGACAAGGGCAGCACTTTTGTACGTAGACGGTCTAACGGACAAAGACAAAATGGATCAGAATATTTTAAAACCGTTAATGAATGCATATCAGCCGTTTATGAACATGAATAACAAAGCGGAAGCGAAAGATCTACAAGATATTCTCATCCACGAGATCCTGCTTATCTCGGAAGTTGAGCTTACGGATAATGCATACCTCTCCCTTCAGAAGGTGTTATTTGGATCTGCCGTGCTACTCGTGGAGGGGATATCAGAAGTTTTTGTGCTTAGTAGTCCAAAGGGGGCTACAAGAGGGATTCAAGAGCCAGAATCTGAAGCAGTCTTACGGGGCTCACGGAGCGGATTTAATGAGACTTTAAGCGACAACACGGCAATGCTGCGTAGACACGGGCAGAGTACGGAGCTAGCGATGATTTCTTTTACTCTAGGAAAGAGAATGCAGAAGGAACTCATCTTAACCTATATCAAGGATATTGCGAATGATGAGCTTGTAGAAGAGGTTAAACGAAGAATTAAAACGATAGATATAGATGATGTTCAAGAATCTGGTTATGTCGAACAATTGATTGAAGATAATAGTTATAGTCCCTTCCAGCAGATTCAGAATACAGAAAGACCGGACCGCGTAATGGCAGCACTCCTGGAAGGAAGAGTAGCTATCTTAATTGATGGTACTCCCTTCGCGTTGATTATGCCGGTTACCTTCGGGATGTTACTGCAATCTCCAGAGGATTATAACGATCGCTGGATGGTAGGGTCGCTGCTACGTCTGTTACGTTTTTTTGCGGCAACGATATCACTGTTTGCGCCGGCACTATATATCTCCTTTCTCTCGTTCCAACCCGGATTGATTCCAACGAAGCTGGCCATTTCCATTATTGCCTCCAGGCAAGGCGTTCCCTTCACTGTATTAATCGAAGCATTGATTATGGAAACCTCGATTGAAATTTTACGGGAGGCTGGACTTCGTTTGCCTAAACCTATCGGTCCGGCGATGGGGATTGTCGGCGGTTTGATCATCGGCCAGGCCGCGGTAGAAGCAGGAATCGTGAGTCCAATCCTAGTCATTGTAGTATCAATTACTGCTGTTTCTTCCTTCTCTATGCCAATGTATAGTGCTGGAATGACGCTTCGTATGCTCCGGTTTGCGGCTATGTTTTTTGCAGCAATCTTTGGATTATACGGAGTGGTACTTTTTTTTCTTTTGCTTAGTAGTCATTTAATTAAGCTGAAGAGTTTTGGTGTTCCCTATCTTGGTCTGGCAGTCCCGAATAGAACATTCAATTGGAAAGATTTTATATTCCGTATGCCTTTGCAATTTTTAACCGGGCGGCCTACATTGTTGAAACCCAAGGACCCTTTGCGTAAAGGGTGA
- a CDS encoding MarR family winged helix-turn-helix transcriptional regulator, with protein sequence MTEHYPEEDRIFELLQALNKGICPKFERCAGISPTRLRLLHELFQVDEVSQITLQKGMDIDAAAVTRHLKGMEESGTITRRNNPADNRVTLVSLTDQGRERMIQYGEEKRRFVATLLTGFNDQERKVLIDMLNRLQSNINLL encoded by the coding sequence TTGACGGAGCACTATCCTGAGGAAGACCGCATATTTGAACTGCTGCAGGCATTAAACAAGGGAATCTGTCCGAAATTCGAACGATGTGCTGGGATTAGTCCCACACGGCTTCGCCTCCTGCATGAACTATTCCAGGTGGATGAAGTCAGCCAAATTACGCTGCAAAAGGGCATGGATATAGATGCGGCCGCCGTCACTCGGCACTTGAAAGGGATGGAAGAGAGTGGTACGATCACTCGCCGCAACAACCCCGCAGATAACAGGGTTACATTGGTCTCATTAACGGATCAAGGGCGGGAAAGAATGATTCAATATGGCGAAGAGAAGAGACGATTTGTCGCTACTCTGCTTACTGGATTTAACGATCAGGAGCGAAAAGTGCTCATAGATATGCTTAATCGTCTGCAATCTAATATCAATCTGTTGTAA
- a CDS encoding nitroreductase family protein, translating into MNATQTQTNDFKEIITGRRSIRKYDPSVKISKEEMTQILTEATLAPSSVNMQPWRFLVIESDEAKATLAPLARFNGVQVETSAAMIAIFGDLNNFDYAEEIYGTAVERGLMPAEVKENQLTRLSAHFATLPREVNKDTVLIDGALVAMQLMLVARAHGYDTNPIGGYEKDQIAEAFGMEKDRYVPVMLLSIGKAVDAGYPSVRLPIDKIAEWK; encoded by the coding sequence ATGAACGCTACACAAACACAAACCAATGATTTTAAAGAAATTATTACGGGTCGCCGCTCTATCCGCAAATATGATCCATCCGTTAAGATCAGCAAAGAAGAGATGACTCAGATTCTTACGGAAGCGACTCTTGCACCTTCTTCTGTAAACATGCAGCCTTGGCGGTTTCTTGTCATTGAAAGTGACGAAGCAAAAGCTACTTTAGCTCCTCTTGCTCGCTTTAATGGCGTACAAGTTGAAACCTCTGCAGCTATGATTGCCATTTTCGGTGATTTGAACAATTTCGACTATGCAGAGGAGATTTATGGCACAGCTGTTGAACGTGGACTAATGCCTGCTGAAGTAAAAGAAAACCAATTAACTAGATTATCTGCTCACTTTGCTACCTTGCCACGTGAAGTTAACAAAGATACTGTGCTTATTGATGGTGCTCTTGTTGCAATGCAATTGATGCTGGTTGCCCGTGCACATGGATACGATACAAACCCAATTGGCGGTTATGAAAAAGATCAAATCGCAGAAGCGTTTGGCATGGAAAAAGATCGTTATGTTCCTGTAATGTTGCTTTCCATCGGTAAGGCTGTTGATGCAGGTTACCCATCTGTCCGTTTGCCTATCGATAAAATTGCTGAGTGGAAATAA